TGGTGCAGGGCTTTTTGGCCGCAGGCCATGTGTGCACTATCATGGGCATGCAAGAATATGTGCCCATTGTAGAAAAATACAAACTGCCGATAGTGGTAACGGGCTTTGAGCCGGTGGATTTGTTACAAGGCATTTACATGTTGCTGTTGCAATTAGAAAACGGCGAATACAAACTCGAAAATCAATACAGCCGGGTGGTGAGTGAAGAAGGAAATCCGGCTGCGCAGCAAACCATTGCCGAAGTGTTTGAAGTAAGCGACCGCGAATGGCGGGGCATTGCTACCATACCGAAAAGTGGGTATGAATTGAAAGCCGACTACAGCAGGTTTGATGCCAATGTCAAATTTCACATTCCGGATTTGCAATCCATGAAAGACAATGGTTGTATTGCCGGCGAAATTTTGCGGGGCAAAAAGAAACCCTTTGAATGTCCGCAGTTTGGCAAGCAATGCACACCACTTAATCCATTGGGTGCACCTATGGTGAGTAGTGAAGGGGCTTGTGCTGCCTATTATCATTTCAGCAATATTGCTGTAGTGTAAAACACAAATACCTGTTCGTGATGAGTGATACTTTTCAACTCCAATGCCCCATGCCGAAATTCGATTTTGATGCCATCAACCTTGGCCATGGCAGTGGTGGTATTCTATCGCAGCGGTTGCTGAACAGTGGCGTGTTTGATGTACTCAAAAACGACAAGCTGGATGAACGCCATGACGGAGCAGTGTTTGAGTTGCCCGGCAAATTGGCTTTTAGCACCGACAGTTATGTGGTGTCGCCCATCATTTTTCCCGGAGGCAATATTGGTGATTTGGCGGTGAATGGCACCGTGAATGATTTGGCTATGTGTGGCGCCAAAGCAATGTATTTATCGCTGTCTTTTATTTTGGAAGAAGGCCTGCCCATGACCACTTTCTGGCAGGTACTCAACAGCATCAAAATGGCCTGCAATGCTGCTGGCGTACAAGTGGTAACCGGCGATACCAAGGTTGTAGAGCGGGGTAAAGGCGATCAAATTTTTATCAATACATCAGGCATAGGACAGGTGCATGCAAAAGCGGCGCTGGGTTGGTCATCCATTCAGCCCGGCGATGTGGTGCTCATCAATGCACCCATTGCGGCGCATGGCATTGCCATCATGAGTTTGCGTAGCGGCCTCGAGTTTGAAACCAGCATTACCAGCGATACCTGTGCCCTGCATCATACCGTGCTGCAACTATTGGATGAATACGGAGATGCATTGCATTTTTTGCGGGACGCTACCCGTGGCGGTTTGGCCAGTGTGCTCAACGAAATAGCCAAAGACGGTTCGCATGGCATTGAGCTGTTGCAAAAAAATATTCCGGTGGATGAGCAGGTATCGGGTGCTTGTGAAATGCTCGGACTAGACCCATTGTATGTAGCCAACGAAGGCGTATTTGTGCTGTTGGCAAAAGCTGATGTAGCAGATAGCATTTTGCGCAGCATGCAATCAAACGGCTGGCCGCAGGCAGCCATTGTAGGCAAGGTAGTAGCAGAACACGCAGGTCAGGTAACTATGCAAAGCAGCATTGGTGGCCGCAGGGTGGTAAACATGCTGCCGGGTGAACAGTTGCCCCGCATTTGCTAAGGCATGCGTTTGGTTTGTTGTACAAAATCTTTCAAACCATTCAGGTAGATGGCACCTCTTTTTTCTGCTGTATAATCTGCTGAAAGTGAAATGGCTGCTTGTACGGCCAAACCCAATGCTACACCATACAACATCAATTTGTCGGGTTGGTTTTTGAGTAAAAAAATACCAACCAATGCTACCAGCAGCAATACAATTTCCGTCCAGCGATAGACCACAAAATTGCGCATCACTTTTTCCATGCGGGGAATTTCCTGTGTGGCAATGGCATCGGGATTAAGATCCATTTTGTATACAATGTCTTTGCGTTGCGTATCGCTGCGGGAGTACACGGTGTAGCCAACCGTCAACTGCAATAAGCCGACAACGATAAGAGGAACGGCTGCGCCTTTATGCAAGGGCGTTTTTAGCCAAAACCAAAACAGCAAAGCCACCACAACAGCGGTGATGCCAAGCAACACAAAAACGAGGCTTTCTATTTTTTCTGCTGTGAAATACGCTTCGGCATCGGCTTTGGTAAACATGCTACTGCAATAAAGGGTGATACAATCTGTATGCCTTAAGAGACTGTTTAAAATCCATCCACTGCTATCCCCATGGGTCTTTTTGGCTGCAACTGCGTTGGATTTTTCGCCGTAGGCCTCCAGCTACGACTGCAAAATCCGCCTTGTTTCGCTCAAAAATTACCCGATGGGTATTTCCAGTAATGAAAATTAAACAGTCTCTAAGATAAATGTTTTGTAATGGCAGCATCTAACGGATCTACACCAGCCGGAAAAAATTGAATGAGTTGGCCTTCGGGGCTCACCAGGTATTTGCAAAAGTTCCAGGTAGGTATTTGTTTGTTCCAGCCATTTTGTTCGGGTTGTGTGAGCCACTTGTACACGGGTTGCATGCTGCCACCTGTTACGGGTGCTTTCTTCATCAATGGAAAACTCACCCCAAAATTTACCTGACAAAACTGAGCAATCTGCGCATCATTGGCAGGCTCTTGTCCGCCAAAATCGTTGGCCGGAAAACCCAACACTACCAGCTTCTCAGAGTATTGTTGTTGCAATGCTTCCAGCCCGTTGTACTGTGCGGTGTAGCCACATTCGGAAGCAGTATTCACCAGCAATACATACTTGCCTTGCAAACTTTGAAATGGCAATGGCTCCTGATTATTGCGGGTGGCTTGTAAAGTGTAAAATGAAACCGCAGCCGTTTGTTTTTGAGCAGGGGCTGCTGCCGCTGCTTTATTGCCGGTAAGCTTGTGCATGAACATGAGTACAGGGTACAAGCTTTTGAGTAATCGTTGTTTAATGGTCATGGGTTCTATTACAATTTATCGTAATAATAGTTGAATAAAAGGGATTGGCAAATTTCTGTTTGTTGGAATAGCAAAAGACTTTGTTCAACCAATGGTATAGCATGATACAAATAGCCCACGGTTTTATCCGTGGGCTATGCATGTTGTCTACATCATTGCAAATGGATTCATCCATTTGTCTAAAAATTATTGCAAGGCTTCCCACAGCACTTCGATGGGATGCAGGGCTTTGCGGCCAGTACCATCTTTTACCTGATGGCGGCAGCTGGTGCCGGGTGCGGCTATAATCACTTCTTCAGCAGCCGACCGCACTGCTGGAAACAGAACGAGTTCGCCAATCTTCATGCTCAATTCGTAGTGTTCTTTTTCATACCCAAAACTACCCGCCATGCCGCAGCAGCCGCTGGGTATCGTTTGCACGGTATAGTTGGCCGGCAGCGACAATGCCTTCACTGTTGGCGCTACAGAAGCAACGGCTTTTTGCTGGCAATGGCCATGCAGTTTGATACTACGGGGAGCTTGTGTAAACTGCGCTGCTGTGATATTTCCTTTGTCGATTTCTTGTGCTAAAAATTCATCTATCAGCAAGGCATGTTTGGCCAGCTCTTTTGAAGCAGCCAGATTTTCATCAGTAGCCAAATCGGGATACTCATCGCGGAAGGCAAGGATGGCCGATGGCTCAATACCAATGAGTGGAGTATCAGCACTAACCAACGGTGCCAACAATTCGATGTTCGTGTTGGCAATCACTTTTGCCTGCCGCAGCAACCCTTTGCTCAGCCAGGTTCTGCCACTTTCTATGTGTTGCGGAATGATGACTTCGTAACCCAGCTTTTCCAACAGCTCAATGGCTTTTATACCAATGTGCGTGTCGTTGTAGTTGGTGAATTCATCGCAAAAAAGGAAAACCGTTTTTGGTTTGTTGTTTTTGGTTTGTTGTTCGTTGTCCTCCGGAGTTCCGGACTTTTCGCCCTTCGACATCCCGATAGCTATCGGGATCAGGGCTTCAATCTTCTCCCGACTCCCGACTCCCGACTCCCGACTTCCCGTCTTCCGGTCTTTCCGACTTTTATACCACGCCATCAACGTTTGCTTTTGCAACGTCGGCATGCTTCTTTCCGTGGCAAAGCCACTGAATTTTTTCACCAGCGTACTAATGCCTGGAGCGGTCATCACAACATTGTAAGCAGCGGGCCAAATGGCACCCAGCTTAGCCATGCGGGTAAAGTTGGCAATCATACGACTGCGTAGCGGCACACCGTTGGCATCGTAGTAGTGCTGTAAAAATTCGGCTTTCAACTTGGCTACGTCTACGTTGCTGGGGCATTCACCCTTGCAACCCTTGCAGCTCAGGCAAAGGTCCATCACTTCTTTTATTTCCTTATGGTCGAAGCGGTTGACCTTGTTGCTGTGTGTCAAAAACTCCCGCAGAATATTGGCCCTTGCACGGGTGGTATCTTTTTCATTTCTCGTAGCCATAAACGAAGGGCACATGGTGCCGCCGCTCAGGTGTGTTTTGCGGCAATCGCCACTGCCATTGCACTGCTCGGCATGCTGCAGTACATCCTGATTGTGGTAACGGAAAATGGTATTGAATGTTGGCGTTTGTTGCCCCGGCTCGTAGCGCAGCATGCTGTTCATGCTGGGGGTATCTACAATTTTGTTGGGGTTGAAAATGTTGTGCGGATCCCAGGTGTATTTGAGCTGGCGCAGCAGTTCATAGTTTTTTGGGCCAATCATTTGCGGAATGAATTCGCCCCGCAGTCGGCCATCGCCATGCTCGCCACTCAGTGAGCCTTTGTATTGTTTTACCAGCGTGGCTATTTCTTCGGCAATGATGCGGAAGAGTTTGTTGCCCTCGGCCGTTTTGAGATTGATGATGGGTCGCAGGTGAATTTCACCACTACCGGCATGGGCATAGTGCACACTGTACAAGCCGTGCTTTTTCAAAATCACGTTGAAGTCGCGGATGAAATCGGGCAGGTCGTTTACATCTACACTCGTGTCTTCAATCACGGCCACGGCTTTTTCATCACCTGGCAGGTTGCCCAGCAAACCAAGACCGGCTTTGCGCAGGGCCCATATTTTTTTGCAATCATCGCCATACAACACGGGGAAATGATAGCCCAGTCCGGCGGCCCGCATTTCCGCTTCCATGGCTTCAAAAACGGGAGCAATGTCTTCGCGGTTGTCCCGCAATATTTCTACCACCAAAATGGCGCCGGGGTCGCCTTGTACGAAGAAGCGGTTTTTGCGCTGCTCAATATTGTCTTTGGTGCATTCGAGTATGTAGTGGTCAATCAGTTCGCTGGCGCTGGGTTGGTATTTCAGCGCAATCAGGTTGGCCCGCAGGCTTTCATCAATCGAGTTGAAATGAATGCACATGAGTCCGCCTTCTTTGGGCGGCAGGTCGTTTACATGCAGTACAATTTCGGTGATGAAGCAAAGCGTACCCTCGCTGCCAGCAATGAGGCTGCAGAAATTAAAATCGGGTCCGCCGGCGGTAAAAGGCGCCATGTCTACCAGCAGATCGATGGCATAGCCGGTGTTGCGGCGTTCCACCGTTTTTTTCGGAAACTGGCTGCGTATTTCTTCCTGATGGGCTTCTACACTCAGCATGCTACGTACCTGTTTGTACACTTTGCCTTCGAGGGTGGGCAGTTCGCATTTGGCATGAAAATCATCGAGGCTCAGGGCTTTAAAAACCACTTCGCTGCCATCGCTCAAAAAGCCTTTTACTTCCAGCAAATGCTCCCGGGTGCTTTTGTACACCACGCTGTTGCTGCCGCAGCTGTTGTTGCCCACCATGCCGCCAATCATGGCCCGGTTGGCTGTGCTGGTTTCGGGGCCAAAAAACAGGCCGTGGGGCTTCAAAAACATGTTGAGCTCATCGCGGATGACGCCGGGCTGCACCCGCACCCAATGTTCGTCTTTGTTCAGTTCCAGTATCTGGGTAAAATGCTTGCTCACATCTACCACAATGCCATTGCCCACCACCTGACCCGCCAGGCTGGTGCCGGCCGTGCGGGGGATGAGTGAGGTGTTGTGCTCGTTGGCAAAACGAATGAGCGTTTGCAGGTCCTGGTTGTGTTTGGGAATGGCTACGGCCAGGGGCATTTCGCGGTAGGCCGATGCATCGGTAGCATACAGCACCCGCATGGCCTGATCGGTATATAATTCGCCTTGCAGTTGGGTGGCCAACTGGCGCAATGGTTCAGTCATGGTTCTAGTTTCCTTGTAAAAGAAAATCAGGCAGCACTGCGAATGTAAGACCTGCCGCCGGCATTGCATCCGGTACTGTGGAAGAGCTGCTTGCTGTAGGGTTGTTTTTCAAAAACAATCCGTGGATGGCTGGCGAAAAGAAATTGCCCGAAGGAGTATTCCTTTCCCATTTTGAAATGAACTTAGTCTTTCGGATAAATCCGTTTTGTCTCATTTACTGCAGCCTCATTTTTAAAAATTCTTCGCAACTATCCCTTGTTGTGCATGATGAAATACAGCTGCTACATAGCAGGTAATTTTTACATTTGAAGCCATGAATATTAACAGGAAATTGCCCGCCATGCGTGGATAATGCCATTCCTTTACCGCTACACATTTCGTTGCTCACACCCCTTCGTTTATAACCATTAAAAGATTGACATGAAGAAATTGATGATGCCTGTAGCAGGCCTGGTGGTACTGCTGAGCAGCTGTGTCAGCAGCAAAAAATTCCAACAAGCACAAGATGATTATGCGGTGCTCAACAACAAGTACACGCAACTGCAGGAAGACCTGAAGAACTGCGAAAAAGACCTGGTAAAAGCCAGCAATTTTTTGCAAACTTCTGAGAACAACAATGCCAATTTGAAAGAACAACTCAAAACGTATAAGGACCAGGCTTCTAACCTGCAAAGCACCAACACGCAGGTGCTGGGCCGCCTCGAAGACCTGAGTGTGCTGAGCAGTAAGCAGGCCGAAAGTGTACAGCAAAGCCTGGCCAAACTGGCCGAGCGGGATATTTACATCAAAGACCTGCAAGGTGCCATGGCCCGAAAGGATAGCCTGAACATGGCGCTGGTGATGAACCTGAAAGGATCACTCGGCCCCATTGCTGACGACGACATCAATATTGAAGTGGACAAGGGTGTGGTGTACATCAACATCAGCGACAAGCTGTTGTTTACCACCGGTAGCTACGACGTAAACCCCAAGGCCATGAACGTGTTGGAAAAAGTAGCCACCGTGCTGAAGAACCAACCCAACATTGAGTTTATGGTAGAAGGCCATACCGATAATGTGCCCATTAAAGGTGGTGCTCTCCGCGACAACTGGGATCTGAGTGTGCTGCGGGCTACTTCGGTGGTACGCACTTTGCAAACCAAATTTGGCATTGATCCCAAGCGGATGACCGCCGGTGGCCGTGCAGAATATGTACCGGTAATGAGCAACAGCAGCGCCAGTGGCAAAGCCGCCAACCGTCGTACCCGCATTGTGGTACTGCCCGAACTCGATCAGTTTTTCCAACTGCTGAACCCCGGCACCACAGCCGAAAAACCAGCAGGCAAATAAACCTTACAAATAGTGTAGCAATAAAAGCGGCGCCGGTACATACCGGCGCCGCTTTTATGTAAAAGATATAGTCAAATTAAATTACAATGAGCTTATCAGCTAATCGATTAATTTGTAGTATTTGATTCTAATTTGCGGATGCTCCAAATACAAAAGATGTGGTAACTGAAAAAATTTTCAAGACAGCAAAAAGACCATATTATTTCTATATCGTGGTAGTTCTATGGGCTTGCGCTTTTGGTATTTTTTGTATTGAATTAGAAGGAACGACAACTAGTATATACTATGAAAAGTCAATTCTCTTTTTAACCGTAACAACTTTTGTATATGTTTTATTCGGAAGATATCTAGCAACTATTTCACTATCCAAATATTGTATTCGAATAGATTATGTTTTTCCATGGAATAAAGGAATTGAATTTCAATTTGAAACGTTGAAAGAAATTGACTTTAAAGAATATGAAATATTAGATAGGGTTACTACAAGGTGGTATAGAGGAGGAAAGAGATTGTATTTGAAAGATGAAAAGGGGAAAGTCTGTCAGTTTAAATACAATATTAATCCGCTAGACAACCAGCGACTGCTAAATGAATTACAACAAAAATGTGTATCTGGTATAACATTCAGTTGAACCGAACCATCTTCGATTAATTGCTTTGATTATTCGGCGTAGCTAAACAAGCACTACTACGCTTTTTCCTACTTCAAATGCTTTTCCCAAAACGCCAGTGTGCGGCTCCAGGCCAGTTTGGCGGCGGCTTCGTTGTAGCGGGCTGCTGAGCTGTCGTTGTGAAAAGCATGGTTCACCCCTTCGTACAAATATTGTTCATACACTTTGTTGTTGGCCTTCAGGGCATCTTCGTAAGCCTTGGCACCAGCGTTGATGCGTTCGTCTAAACCCGCATAATGCAGCTGCACGGCGGCCTGTATGTCGGGCACTTCGCTCAGCTCGGGCTGGCGGCCATAAAACGCTACGGCTGCTTTGAGGGCTGGCACACTCACCGCCAAACTATTGGCCATAGCACCACCCCAGCAAAAACCGACACAACCAATCTTGCCCGTGCAATCTTTGCGGCTTTGCAGGTACGGTACGGCACCGGCAAAGTTGAGTACGTTTTGTTGGGCATCGAGTTTGGCAAACAAGCCTCGGGCTTCATCTTCATTGGCAGGTGTACCACCCAGCAGGCTTAGGCCATCTACTGCAATAGCTACATAACCAGCTTTGGCAGCTCTTCGTGCTACATCTTCAATATGGGCATTGAGGCCGCGGTTTTCGTGAATGATAATCACGCCCGGATACTTACCCTTTTTGTTGGGCCGGGCCTGATAGCCTTTCATGGTGCCGGCGGCTATGGTGTAGGTTACCTGTTCGGTGGCAATGTCTTCGTCGAGCTCCACGGTTTGCGCCATGGCATAGTTGCCTTCCAGTTGTGGCAGTATGGCCAGGGCGGCGGCTGTGCTGCCGGTAAGCAGGGCCAGGCGTTTCAAGAAAACAGTGCGGCTAAGTGGCTTGTGGGTGTACTCATCGTACAGGTTGATGATTTGTTGATCCATGGCAAAAGGGATAATAAAATGAAGAGAAGGGACACAGGAAGATACTGAGACGCCGGAACGCTGCAAATTGTTTGGGGCAATCCGCAAAGTTTACTGGTATTTTACCGTCTGTATAATCAACAAATGGCTACAACCGTGGCCTGTCCTATTTTGCCAATTATCATTGAATACATTATGCAACTAAAACACATGCTTTCTGCGCTGGGTGTAGCCATGACTACCCTGGTGGCAGCACAATCTTCTTCTGAAGCCGGCTGGCTTCGCTATCCTGCTATCAGCCCCGATGGCAGTAGCGTCGTTTTTACCTACAAAGGTGATTTGTACAAAGTACCTGCCAGCGGTGGTACCGCTTCGCTGCTCACCATGCACGAAGCCCACGACTACAATGCCATCTGGAGCCCCGATGGCAAATACATTGCTTTTGCCAGCGACCGCTATGGCAACTTTGATGTGTTTGTTATGCCCGCCACCGGTGGCGAAGCCAAGCGCCTCACTTTCCACAGTGCTGGTGAAGTGCCTTTTTCTTTTACGCCCGATGGCAAAAACATTTTGTTTGGTGCGGCCCGTATGGATGCGGCCGCCAACCGACAGTTTCCTACCGGTAGCATGCCCGAGTTGTACAGCGTGTCGGTCAATGGTGGCCGGGTGCAACAGATACTCACTACACCGGCAGAAGACGTGAAATACAGTGCCGATGGCAAACGCCTTTTTTACCACGATAAAAAGGGCGGCGAAAACACCTGGCGCAAACACCATACAAGTGCCATTGCCCGTGATATCTGGATGTACGACGTAACCACGGGCACCCACAAACGCCTCACCGGTTTTGCCGGCGAAGACCGTAGCCCCGTGCTGGCCGATGGCGATAAAACCGTGTATTACCTCAGCGAAGCCAGCGGTAGTTTCAACGTGTATAAGATGAATGCGGATGGCAGCAATGCAACAGCCGTTACCAATTTTAAAACGCACCCTGTCCGCTTTTTAAGTGCGGCTAATAATGGTA
The Phnomibacter ginsenosidimutans genome window above contains:
- the hypE gene encoding hydrogenase expression/formation protein HypE, which encodes MPKFDFDAINLGHGSGGILSQRLLNSGVFDVLKNDKLDERHDGAVFELPGKLAFSTDSYVVSPIIFPGGNIGDLAVNGTVNDLAMCGAKAMYLSLSFILEEGLPMTTFWQVLNSIKMACNAAGVQVVTGDTKVVERGKGDQIFINTSGIGQVHAKAALGWSSIQPGDVVLINAPIAAHGIAIMSLRSGLEFETSITSDTCALHHTVLQLLDEYGDALHFLRDATRGGLASVLNEIAKDGSHGIELLQKNIPVDEQVSGACEMLGLDPLYVANEGVFVLLAKADVADSILRSMQSNGWPQAAIVGKVVAEHAGQVTMQSSIGGRRVVNMLPGEQLPRIC
- a CDS encoding glutathione peroxidase — encoded protein: MTIKQRLLKSLYPVLMFMHKLTGNKAAAAAPAQKQTAAVSFYTLQATRNNQEPLPFQSLQGKYVLLVNTASECGYTAQYNGLEALQQQYSEKLVVLGFPANDFGGQEPANDAQIAQFCQVNFGVSFPLMKKAPVTGGSMQPVYKWLTQPEQNGWNKQIPTWNFCKYLVSPEGQLIQFFPAGVDPLDAAITKHLS
- a CDS encoding FAD-binding and (Fe-S)-binding domain-containing protein; this encodes MTEPLRQLATQLQGELYTDQAMRVLYATDASAYREMPLAVAIPKHNQDLQTLIRFANEHNTSLIPRTAGTSLAGQVVGNGIVVDVSKHFTQILELNKDEHWVRVQPGVIRDELNMFLKPHGLFFGPETSTANRAMIGGMVGNNSCGSNSVVYKSTREHLLEVKGFLSDGSEVVFKALSLDDFHAKCELPTLEGKVYKQVRSMLSVEAHQEEIRSQFPKKTVERRNTGYAIDLLVDMAPFTAGGPDFNFCSLIAGSEGTLCFITEIVLHVNDLPPKEGGLMCIHFNSIDESLRANLIALKYQPSASELIDHYILECTKDNIEQRKNRFFVQGDPGAILVVEILRDNREDIAPVFEAMEAEMRAAGLGYHFPVLYGDDCKKIWALRKAGLGLLGNLPGDEKAVAVIEDTSVDVNDLPDFIRDFNVILKKHGLYSVHYAHAGSGEIHLRPIINLKTAEGNKLFRIIAEEIATLVKQYKGSLSGEHGDGRLRGEFIPQMIGPKNYELLRQLKYTWDPHNIFNPNKIVDTPSMNSMLRYEPGQQTPTFNTIFRYHNQDVLQHAEQCNGSGDCRKTHLSGGTMCPSFMATRNEKDTTRARANILREFLTHSNKVNRFDHKEIKEVMDLCLSCKGCKGECPSNVDVAKLKAEFLQHYYDANGVPLRSRMIANFTRMAKLGAIWPAAYNVVMTAPGISTLVKKFSGFATERSMPTLQKQTLMAWYKSRKDRKTGSRESGVGSREKIEALIPIAIGMSKGEKSGTPEDNEQQTKNNKPKTVFLFCDEFTNYNDTHIGIKAIELLEKLGYEVIIPQHIESGRTWLSKGLLRQAKVIANTNIELLAPLVSADTPLIGIEPSAILAFRDEYPDLATDENLAASKELAKHALLIDEFLAQEIDKGNITAAQFTQAPRSIKLHGHCQQKAVASVAPTVKALSLPANYTVQTIPSGCCGMAGSFGYEKEHYELSMKIGELVLFPAVRSAAEEVIIAAPGTSCRHQVKDGTGRKALHPIEVLWEALQ
- a CDS encoding OmpA family protein — translated: MKKLMMPVAGLVVLLSSCVSSKKFQQAQDDYAVLNNKYTQLQEDLKNCEKDLVKASNFLQTSENNNANLKEQLKTYKDQASNLQSTNTQVLGRLEDLSVLSSKQAESVQQSLAKLAERDIYIKDLQGAMARKDSLNMALVMNLKGSLGPIADDDINIEVDKGVVYINISDKLLFTTGSYDVNPKAMNVLEKVATVLKNQPNIEFMVEGHTDNVPIKGGALRDNWDLSVLRATSVVRTLQTKFGIDPKRMTAGGRAEYVPVMSNSSASGKAANRRTRIVVLPELDQFFQLLNPGTTAEKPAGK
- a CDS encoding dienelactone hydrolase family protein, coding for MDQQIINLYDEYTHKPLSRTVFLKRLALLTGSTAAALAILPQLEGNYAMAQTVELDEDIATEQVTYTIAAGTMKGYQARPNKKGKYPGVIIIHENRGLNAHIEDVARRAAKAGYVAIAVDGLSLLGGTPANEDEARGLFAKLDAQQNVLNFAGAVPYLQSRKDCTGKIGCVGFCWGGAMANSLAVSVPALKAAVAFYGRQPELSEVPDIQAAVQLHYAGLDERINAGAKAYEDALKANNKVYEQYLYEGVNHAFHNDSSAARYNEAAAKLAWSRTLAFWEKHLK